The following is a genomic window from Tissierellales bacterium.
ATTACTGTGAAAGCCTAGATGTCCCATTCAACCTTAAAGAAACCCATATTAAAAAGGTAGTATTCGATATTAGAAAGGAAAAAAATCCTTGTTCCCTATGTGCAAATATGAGAAGAGGAGCTTTAAATAGTCATTTAAAAGATAAGGGATTCAATAAACTTGCCCTAGGTCATCATAGTGATGATGCTATAGAAACTTTATTTTTAAGCATGTTATATGAAGGAAGACTTAGAACCCTACCACCAAAATCCTTTTTAACTAGAAAAGAAATATATGTTATACGCCCTTTTATATATTTATATGAAGAAGAAATTACTAAAGCAGTTAATAGGGAAAACATTCCTATATCAAAAAATCCATGTTATGTAGATAAAGAAACTAAAAGGGAGGAAATTCGTATCTTATTGAATTCCATATATAGTGAAATACCAGGTTCGAGGAAAAGAATTTTTAGAGCTTTACAGAACAAAGATGAATTAAGATTATTGTTAAATTAAAAAAGATAGGGGATTTCCCTCTATCTTTTCATATTTTAAATATAATTCCTACAGTTAATACCGTTAATCCTAAGGCTATGATTGTATATAAGGCTCTTTTTTTCATTTCCTCACTCTCCTTTAGCATTAACTATTATTATCAGCTAAAGGATTTTTATTCAATTCTTTAAAAACTTCTCTTCCTATATTTTTTACATCAACCTATTATAGGTATAGACAGTAGGTAATTTACCATCCTTTTTATAAACAATTTCATTATTTCATATGCTATTATACACATATTTCCTCTGACCTTGATTTTAGTCATTCTTATTTGCTAGTTAATTTGTCCTAATTGTATCTGGATCTACATGATTATCTTGTAATAAACCTATCCAATCTAAAGCCTTACCAGTTCCCCCTGCTACACTTGAAATAGGGTTTTCAGCTATTTTAGTAAAGATACCTGTACTTTCTGTAATCAACCTATCCAACCCATATAATAAAGCTCCTCCCCCAGTAAGTACTATACCATCATCACCTATGTCTGCAGCTAATTCTGGTGGAGTCCGCTCTAACACAGAATGTATAGTATCTAAAATATTTGCAATAGGTTCTTCTAAAGCTTCTAATATTTCTGAAGAAGAAACCATAATATTTTTAGGTAAACCTGTTACTAAATTTCTACCCTTTACTTCCTTCATCACATCTTTTTTCCTTTCATATGCAGTTCCAATATGCACCTTTAGTTCTTCTGCACTTCTTTCTCCTATCATAATATTATGTTTTCTTCTAATATATTTTATTATAGCTTCATCACAATCATCACCAGCTATTTTAATTGACTGATTAACAACCATGCCACCAAGGGAAATTACTGCAACATCTGTGGTCCCCCCTCCTACATCTACTATCATACGGCCATTAGGCTCTGTTATATCTATTCCTGCCCCAATTGCTGCAGCAATTGGTTCTTCAATTAAATAAGTTGATCTAGCCCCTGCCTGATTACTAGCTTCAATCACTGCTCTCTTTTCCACTTCTGTTACACCACTGGGAACACATATTACTATTCTAGGCTTAAATATTTTTCTTCCCATAGCTTTTCGTATAAAATATTTAAGCATCTTTTCTGTCACACCATAAGTGGAGATCACTCCATCTTTTAGTGGTCTTATTGCAATTATATTTCCCGGAGTCCGACCTAACATCCTTCTTGCTTCTTCACCAACTGCTAAAAAATTCTCTACATCTTGATCTATAGCAACTACGGAAGGTTCATTTAAAATTACACCTTCACCTTTTACATATACAAGTGTACTAGCAGTTCCTAAATCTATACCTAAGTCTGTTCTAAAAGCCACTATCCCCGACCCCCCTCTTCGTTTTATGATCATCTTTTATATTATAATAAGGCTATTATATTTAAATTCGATATCAAACAAATAATACCTTTATTTTTGTTGAATCTTTCCTAATTACAAGATATTAGTACAAAAAAGTTTAAAAGGCCCAATTTTGGACCTTTATATCAAACCTATTCGTTCATAGCTTTATATTTCAGTTTTGTAGCTTTCCCACCCCTGATATGCCTTTCTGCTTTATTTTTTTCCAATACCTGTTTTACCATACCAGCAATAAGAGGGTTTATTTTAGGGAGTCGTTCGGTAACATCCTTATGAACTGTACTCTTACTAACCCCAAATACACTAGCTGCTTGTCTTACGGTAGCCTCTTCGCTAATTATGTATTTTGCAATCTCTAATGCTCTTTCCTCTATATAATCTTTCACATGTTTAACCCCCCTTGGAATTAATTTTGGGATGTTCTTCTTTGTAAATACTTATGCAGCATTTAACATCAATAGAACTTTTAATGGTAGTTAATATCATTTAAGATTGGTGATATACTGTTTTGGGTTAACTGGTACACCATCTTTTATTACTTCAAAATGTAAATGTGGTTTATCCTTTTGTTCTATTGCAGCTGTTTTTCCAACTTTACTTATAGGGTCACCTTTTGCGACTTTTTGTCCCTCATTAACCATTTTATTTGTTTGTAAACTTGCATATTTAGTTAATATTTCATTTCCATGGTCTAATATTATTACTGTTCCCCATAAATCATCTTCGTATATTTCCCTAACTACTCCTGAACCACTAGCTACAATAGTTGTACCTTCCTTAGCATAAAAGTCTACACCCTCATGACTAGTCCACTCTTCTAATGTAGTAGAATAAATTAAATTTTCCTCTGTAAACTCTAATCCTAAACTCCCGTTTTCAACTGGAGTTATCATACCTTCAATTTCTGTAGTAGGAGTTTTTTCTTCATTTTGAGGAGCTTCTGGCTCTTTAACTTCTGGCTCCGGTTCTTTTTCCTCCACAGGTTTTTCTGGTTCTGTTTGTTTTTCATTTTCCTTTTTTTCTTCTTCAAACTCTCCACTTGCTAATGTAGGCTCCATTTCTAATTGTTCTTCTATTTCTCTAGTGTCAACTATAAGCTCTTCTTCAATAATTTTTTCTTCTTTAGCCTTCTCTATATTATTTTTAGAAGCCCAAACTGCCGTGGTTGCTACTATACATACACAGACAAATAAAGTAATATAAAATCCATCTTTCTCCATTATTTTCTTGATTTTATCTTTCATGTCCCCACCTCCATTAGCTAGTATTACCAAAATATTATTTTTAATACGACATTTTTTACAAAAAATAAAGGATAATTAGCAAAAACTTTGCTAACTATCCTTTATTGAGTCCGTTAGGGCCGTCCCTACTGACTCACTTCCTGAATCAAAAGGGACGGTCTCCTTGCTGACTCACTTTCTGAGTCAATCAAGACCGTCCCCAGTGGCTCATTTATACTCTTTTATCTCTACTCCTGTATAATAGTGTTTAAGGATTCCTTTATAATCCTTTCCTTCCCTGGCTAAGCCATTGGCACCCCATTGACTCATGCCTACACCATGACCATAGCCCTTAGTCTCAATTTCTACTATATTACTTTTAGGATTTAACATTATTTTAAAATTAGTAGAGTTTAATTCAAATAATTCTCTTATTTCTCGTCCTTCCACTACTGTTCCATCTATCATTACTTTTTTTATTCTTCCACTATCAGTTTTTTCTACTAATTTTATTTTTTCATGAACATTATCTTTAGTAATATTAGCTCCTGTATATTTTCCCTGTATCTTTTGAATAAATTCATCAACAGTCATAGTTACGATACTTTTAAATTTTGGCGCATCTTTCTCATAAGGACTAGGCACTGATTTTAAATAGGCCCTTTCTATTGCAAAAACATCCTTAGAATCCTCAGTTTTACCGCCACTAGTAGAATGATATAGTGGTTCTATTATTTCACCATCGAAATATATAACTTCATTAACAGTCTCATTCACCGCTTCTTCTATTTTACCCCAATATTTATCTACCCATTTTTTCGAATGGAGTTTTTCCAATTCATCTACAGACAAATAAGCCTGACAGTGAATGCCTGTACAAAGGGCAGCATCGGGATGATCCGGATGTCCATCCTCAAAATTCGCAGTCCTTTGTAATGCATAAGTTCTACCTGCAATAGCTTGTGCTTTTAAAGCCTCTATTTCAAACTCAGCGGGCATTTCTGCCGCTACAACTCCCTTAACATAATCCTCTAAGGGTACAGTAATAATTTTCTGGCTCCTCGTATCATAGACATCTATAGAACCATCAAACTTATCACCAGTTTTATTATCTACTCTCTTTTCTTTTCTACTTTTAGACTTTTCATCGCCTTCTTTAGATACTATATTGAATGTTTTTACAAGAATCGTTGGAAGAACAATAGTTATAATTAAAATAAATGACAAGTATACCCATAGCTTTTTCATCTTTTCCTCCTCTTATATCTTAAAGTCAACTTAATTACATTCTATGCACTAGGAAAAGATGATATGTTTATTATTCTAACTACAAAAACAGTTATAATTATTCCAACCAGATAGACTTAATAAAGATAATATCTTTATTATTCTACTCTAGTAATTCTTCCACCTAATTTCTTAAATTTATCCTCTATACCATCATAACCTCTATCTATATGATAAATATTATCAATTTCAGTTACTCCATCTGCTACTAAACCTGCTAATACTAAAGCTGCTCCAGCCCTTAGGTCCGTAGCCTTTACTGGTGCTGACATTAAGCTATCTACTCCTTGAAGAATTGCACTTCTTCCATCGATTTTTATATCTGCACCCATTCTTTTCAATTCATCTACATGCATGAATCTATTTTCGAAAACTGTTTCAATAACTACACTAGTACCTTCACTAACACTCATTAAAGCCATAAATTGAGCTTGCATATCCGTTGGAAAACCTGGATAGGGTAAAGTCTTAACATCTACAGCCTTTCTATTATTAGTACCAATTACTCGTATCTTATCTCCATTTTCAATAACTTCGGCCCCAGTTTCCCTAAGTTTAGCAATTATAGGTTTTATATGGCTGGGAATTATATTTTCAATTAATATATCTCCATTGGTAATAGCACTAGCTACCATAAAAGTACCTGCTTCAATCCTATCAGGAATAATAGAATGTTCCCCTCCACCTAATTTTTCCACACCTTTGATTCTAATACTACTAGTCCCTGCTCCTTTAACATTAGCACCAAGTTTATTTAAAAAGTTTGCTAAATCCACAATTTCTGGTTCCATAGCCGCATTGTCAATTATAGTTTCTCCTTCTGCTGAAACTGCAGCCATCATAATATTTTCTGTAGCTCCAACACTAGGAAAATCTAAATAAATTCTGGCTCCTACTAATTTATTTGCATAAGCCCCTATATAGCCATGATCCACATCTACTTCAGCACCTAAAGCTTTAAAGCCTTTTAAATGCAAATCAATAGGTCTTGTTCCTATTGCACACCCACCAGGTAAAGAAGTCTTTGTTTTACCTACACGGGTCAATAAAGGTCCCATAACTAAAAAAGAAGCCCTCATCTTGCTCATTAATTCATAAGGGGTCTCATATTTATCTACATTTTTCGCATTAATTCTCAAAGTATGTTCATCTA
Proteins encoded in this region:
- a CDS encoding ATP-binding protein, which translates into the protein MFIRKVDFMQRILSPMKKAIKEFQLIEEGDRIGVGVSGGKDSMVLLKALKLYQQFSPINFELEAFTIDLGFEGFDTESIKNYCESLDVPFNLKETHIKKVVFDIRKEKNPCSLCANMRRGALNSHLKDKGFNKLALGHHSDDAIETLFLSMLYEGRLRTLPPKSFLTRKEIYVIRPFIYLYEEEITKAVNRENIPISKNPCYVDKETKREEIRILLNSIYSEIPGSRKRIFRALQNKDELRLLLN
- a CDS encoding M23 family metallopeptidase; translated protein: MKDKIKKIMEKDGFYITLFVCVCIVATTAVWASKNNIEKAKEEKIIEEELIVDTREIEEQLEMEPTLASGEFEEEKKENEKQTEPEKPVEEKEPEPEVKEPEAPQNEEKTPTTEIEGMITPVENGSLGLEFTEENLIYSTTLEEWTSHEGVDFYAKEGTTIVASGSGVVREIYEDDLWGTVIILDHGNEILTKYASLQTNKMVNEGQKVAKGDPISKVGKTAAIEQKDKPHLHFEVIKDGVPVNPKQYITNLK
- the mreB gene encoding rod shape-determining protein MreB, whose product is MIIKRRGGSGIVAFRTDLGIDLGTASTLVYVKGEGVILNEPSVVAIDQDVENFLAVGEEARRMLGRTPGNIIAIRPLKDGVISTYGVTEKMLKYFIRKAMGRKIFKPRIVICVPSGVTEVEKRAVIEASNQAGARSTYLIEEPIAAAIGAGIDITEPNGRMIVDVGGGTTDVAVISLGGMVVNQSIKIAGDDCDEAIIKYIRRKHNIMIGERSAEELKVHIGTAYERKKDVMKEVKGRNLVTGLPKNIMVSSSEILEALEEPIANILDTIHSVLERTPPELAADIGDDGIVLTGGGALLYGLDRLITESTGIFTKIAENPISSVAGGTGKALDWIGLLQDNHVDPDTIRTN
- the murA gene encoding UDP-N-acetylglucosamine 1-carboxyvinyltransferase, yielding MSKLLVEKSPPLKGRVRISGAKNSTLPIIAASLLGTEDIILRDVPRLKDVDVICDVLASLGAEVEFLDEHTLRINAKNVDKYETPYELMSKMRASFLVMGPLLTRVGKTKTSLPGGCAIGTRPIDLHLKGFKALGAEVDVDHGYIGAYANKLVGARIYLDFPSVGATENIMMAAVSAEGETIIDNAAMEPEIVDLANFLNKLGANVKGAGTSSIRIKGVEKLGGGEHSIIPDRIEAGTFMVASAITNGDILIENIIPSHIKPIIAKLRETGAEVIENGDKIRVIGTNNRKAVDVKTLPYPGFPTDMQAQFMALMSVSEGTSVVIETVFENRFMHVDELKRMGADIKIDGRSAILQGVDSLMSAPVKATDLRAGAALVLAGLVADGVTEIDNIYHIDRGYDGIEDKFKKLGGRITRVE
- the spoIID gene encoding stage II sporulation protein D, yielding MKKLWVYLSFILIITIVLPTILVKTFNIVSKEGDEKSKSRKEKRVDNKTGDKFDGSIDVYDTRSQKIITVPLEDYVKGVVAAEMPAEFEIEALKAQAIAGRTYALQRTANFEDGHPDHPDAALCTGIHCQAYLSVDELEKLHSKKWVDKYWGKIEEAVNETVNEVIYFDGEIIEPLYHSTSGGKTEDSKDVFAIERAYLKSVPSPYEKDAPKFKSIVTMTVDEFIQKIQGKYTGANITKDNVHEKIKLVEKTDSGRIKKVMIDGTVVEGREIRELFELNSTNFKIMLNPKSNIVEIETKGYGHGVGMSQWGANGLAREGKDYKGILKHYYTGVEIKEYK
- the spoIIID gene encoding sporulation transcriptional regulator SpoIIID — translated: MKDYIEERALEIAKYIISEEATVRQAASVFGVSKSTVHKDVTERLPKINPLIAGMVKQVLEKNKAERHIRGGKATKLKYKAMNE